The Anoplopoma fimbria isolate UVic2021 breed Golden Eagle Sablefish chromosome 5, Afim_UVic_2022, whole genome shotgun sequence genome contains a region encoding:
- the frmpd2 gene encoding FERM and PDZ domain-containing protein 2 has product MGTFVTLAEVLEARGSKLDEDEVWCLLLATTEALLAISKKGSGNMCSVLSPGSVLLSANGSLAFKSCARYEDVASFTAPEIQQGHTASTRTAAEKMVVYSLGMTLYWCVDYHLPQNQPVQLSAELEGLLLSMCEDMVIRRTDLLTVLETCELHHRASMLPPADRLVRQLVEDVYRNSVDHVSMAENGSWLTDRSQMIRDRLHSGSFSNSTWVLNKKISRTFSGASYQCEPTGIPSGGQQRQSYSSWQQLNRNPCCPYMDGNRKSISRSLAHFESTMCLSDKKVKDMGPEFIRMLDEPPVVLELPGSIVSKKGISPMTQRELSVVMLNGQSILVKCEVKSRGGDVFDMISAHSNLVEHFYFGLAYIDDNEFFFLDNDTKISKFAPDSWKKVPSTTFVLFFRIQFFVNDISLLHKQTRHQYYLQLRRDLLEDRLSCHEETALYLGALALQTECGDCMSEVYGRNYYRPDQYVSKRVMEKRALPHIQGELLRLHTNNAQMLTDESELEFLKVCQQLPEYGVLFHRVIREKKPLEGEVMLGVCAKGVIVFEVKNGCRSTSQTFYWREAATISSNRRKFVVESRVSKKKHTFIVERSKIAKYLCNLCSAQHKFNNEMSSRQLSHSLVLEENILQYAAVCRAQSSRLKSTSCLEMPQDDSGLNKLCDDVTARIEARLKQQHLNEQSNCSNSQRSSTGLRSPACSQRSGSEAPSGSPAATETPTKHGLSSEREVICVNLKKDPKLGLGVVIVGEDTVGHYDLGIFVASIVPGGPADKDGRIRPGGRLISLNHISLEGVTFSKAAEVMQSSPEEVQLIISQPKVGLSPNNVRSPVLRNYESQTTLMTDVRSVDDGLDEIVSVVMTPKTDNRLHVPPEVRVLGAQDSCSLSVPLNCVRPEEITVELRKISGSLGLSIAGGVNTNLPNGGIYIRSLVPGGAAERDGRVHSGDRMLEVDGISFQRFTYQQAVECLSKTGELVTLVVERVNLPRFSHSSETISSVSNQSISPATSPLRDNSCSSNSTAPNNISDRPRDYSFVTDDNTHEVTLTKSANGLGFSFLMCELDPPTRDFGSLVRIKQLFPGQPAQLSGRIQEGDVLLAINGQSLKELSYPRVLKLFKTSPLEVRLTLSRPAPGILPSIDQFTGT; this is encoded by the exons ATGGGTACATTTGTGACCCTGGCAGAAGTGTTGGAGGCCCGGGGTTCAAAACTGGATGAGGATGAGGTCTGGTGTCTGCTGCTCGCCACCACTGAGGCCTTACTGGCCATTTCCAAAAAAG GTTCAGGCAACATGTGCAGTGTGCTGAGCCCTGGCTCGGTGCTGCTGTCAGCCAATGGGAGTCTGGCCTTCAAGAGCTGCGCCCGATACGAAGACGTGGCCTCCTTCACAGCTCCTGAGATCCAGCAGGGTCATACTGCCTCCACCAGGACTGCAGCCGAAAAG ATGGTTGTGTACTCGCTGGGGATGACTCTTTATTGGTGTGTTGATTATCATCTACCTCAAAACCAG CCCGTCCAGCTGAGTGCAGAGCTGGAGGGTTTGCTGTTGAGCATGTGCGAGGACATGGTGATCAGGCGGACCGACCTGCTGACGGTGCTGGAGACCTGCGAGCTCCACCACAGGGCCTCCATGCTGCCTCCTGCCGATCGGCTCGTCAGGCAGCTGGTAGAAGATGTCTACAGAAACTCA GTTGATCATGTGTCCATGGCTGAAAATGGATCCTGGCTAACAGACCGCAGTCAAATGATCAGGGACAGATTACACA GTGGCTCTTTTAGTAACTCAACATGGGTGCTGAATAAGAAGATTTCTAGAACATTCTCCGGAGCATCTTATCAATGCGAGCCCACAGG GATTCCCTCGGGAGGACAACAAAGGCAGAGTTACAGCAGCTGGCAGCAGCTGAACCGCAACCCCTGTTGTCCGTATATGGATGGTAATCGCAAATCCATCTCAAGATCCCTCGCACATTTCGAATCCACGATGTGTCTCAGTGACAAGAAAGTAAAG GACATGGGTCCTGAGTTTATTAGAATGTTAGATGAGCCGCCGGTTGTCTTGGAGCTGCCTGGATCCATTGTG TCAAAGAAAGGGATATCTCCAATGACTCAGAGAGAGCTGAGTGTGGTGATGCTGAACGGCCAGAGCATCCTGGTAAAGTGTGAGGTGAAATCCAGAGGAGGGGACGTCTTTGACATGATCTCGGCTCACTCCAACCTGGTGGAACATTTCTACTTTGGCCTTGCTTATATTGACG AtaatgagtttttctttttggacaATGACACCAAGATTTCCAAATTTGCTCCAGATAGCTGGAAGAAAGTGCCTTCAACCACCTTTGTCCTTTTCTTCAGGATACAATTTTTTGTCAATGATATTTCTCTTTT GCACAAGCAGACCCGCCACCAGTATTACCTCCAGCTCAGGAGAGACCTTTTGGAGGACCGGCTGTCCTGCCATGAGGAGACAGCTCTGTACCTGGGAGCTCTGGCCCTGCAGACGGAGTGTGGAGACTGCATGTCAGAG GTGTACGGTAGAAACTACTACCGCCCTGACCAGTACGTCTCCAAGAGAGTGATGGAAAAACGTGCCTTGCCTCACATTCAGGGGGAACTGCTACGACTTCACACCAACAACGCTCAGATGCTCACCGACGAGTCAGAGCTCGAGTTCCTCAAG GTGTGTCAACAGTTGCCTGAATACGGCGTTTTGTTCCACCGTGTGATTCGTGAGAAAAAGCCTTTAGAAGGAGAGGTCATGCTGGGGGTTTGTGCCAAAGGAGTCATCGTCTTCGAGGTTAAAAATGGCTGCCGGTCTACCAGTCAGACTTTCTACTGGAGGGAGGCAGCAACCATCTCCTCTAAC AGGCGTAAATTTGTGGTAGAGAGCCGTGTCAGCAAGAAGAAGCACACCTTCATCGTAGAGAGATCGAAGATAGCCAAATATCTGTGTAACCTCTGCTCAGCCCAACACAAGTTCAACAACGAGATGAGCTCACGCCAGCTCAGCCACAGCCTGGTCTTAG AGGAGAACATCTTGCAGTACGCTGCAGTGTGTCGCGCTCAGAGCAGCCGGCTCAAGTCCACGTCCTGTTTGGAGATGCCACAGGATGACAGTGGACTGAACAAACTGTGTGATGACGTCACAGCCAGGATCGAGGCGCGCCTCAAACAGCAGCACCTCAATGAGCAGAG TAACTGCTCCAACAGTCAGCGCAGCAGCACTGGTTTACGCTCCCCAGCCTGTTCTCAGAGGAGCGGATCCGAAGCGCCTTCTGGCTCCCCAGCAGCCACAG AAACCCCAACAAAACATGGGTTGTCGTCAGAAAGAGAAGTCATATGTGTTAACTTAAAGAAAGACCCAAAGCTTGGCCTGG GTGTAGTGATAGTGGGAGAAGACACCGTGGGCCACTATGACTTGGGTATCTTTGTTGCTTCCATCGTGCCTGGTGGACCCGCTGATAAGGATGGACGCATCCGACCAG GTGGTCGTCTGATCTCTCTGAACCACATCAGCCTGGAGGGCGTCACCTTCAGCAAGGCAGCAGAGGTCATGCAGAGCAGCCCTGAGGAGGTGCAGCTCATAATCTCACAGCCAAAAg TGGGCCTCAGTCCCAACAATGTGCGCTCTCCTGTGTTGCGGAATTACGAGTCTCAGACCACATTGATGACGGACGTCCGATCAGTGGACGACGGTTTAGATGAGATTGTTTCTGTCGTGATGACGCCGAAGACCGACAACCGACTTCACGTCCCCCCTGAAGTGCGAGTCCTCGGTGCACAG GAcagctgctctctgtctgtccctctgaaCTGTGTGAGGCCTGAGGAGATCACTGTGGAGCTCAGAAAGATATCAGGAAGTTTGGGCCTCAGCATCGCT GGTGGTGTCAACACTAACCTTCCCAATGGAGGAATCTACATAAGAAGCCTTGTTCCGGGAGGGGCTGCTGAGAGAGACGGACGAGTACATTCAG GTGACAGAATGTTAGAGGTGGATGGGATTAGCTTCCAGCGCTTCACCTACCAGCAGGCTGTGGAGTGTCTGAGTAAAACTGGGGAG CTGGTAACCTTGGTTGTGGAAAGGGTGAACCTACCCAGGTTTTCTCACAGCTCAGAAACCATCAGCAGTGTTTCCAATCAGAGCATCAGCCCTGCTACCAGCCCGCTGAGGGACAACAGCTGCTCGTCCAACAGTACTGCTCCGAACAATATCTCTGACCGACCCAGGGACTACAGCTTCGTCACTGACG ACAACACCCATGAAGTGACACTGACTAAGAGTGCCAACGGCCTGGGCTTCAGCTTCTTAATGTGCGAGCTGGATCCGCCCACTCGGGACTTTGGCAGCCTAGTTCGGATAAAGCAGCTTTTCCCCGGCCAGCCAGCCCAGCTGAGCGGCAGGATTCAGGAAGGAGATGTCCTGTTGGCAATCAATGGCCAGTCACTCAAGGAGCTGTCCTATCCA AGGGTGCTGAAGCTGTTCAAGACTTCCCCGCTTGAGGTCCGACTGACTCTCAGTCGGCCTGCACcag GGATCCTTCCTTCCATTGATCAGTTTACTGGCAcatga